Part of the Trueperaceae bacterium genome is shown below.
GGGTCAGCCCTTGCCGAGCCCGGCCTCGCGGCCCAAGCGCAGCACGTTCTCGACGATGCGGTCGCAGCGCGGCCCGTCGAACGAGAAGGCGCCGCTCAGGTCGGCGTCCACCTTGCCGGCGAGCGCGTCGCGCAGGAGGTTACGGGCGCGGAAGAAGCGGGTGCGTACCGTGGCCTCGGGGATGTCGAGCGCTTGCGCCACGTCGGCGGAGCTCATCTCCTCCACCGCCCTGAGCACGAACACCGTGCGGTAGGGCGTAGGCAGCTTGTCGATGCGCTCCTCGATAATGCCTCGCACCTGCGCGCGAAGCGCCGCCTGTTCGGGACCGTTGTCGTGCTCGTCGGCGAGCGCGGCCTGCATCTTCGGATCGGGCGAGGTCATGGCTTCTTCCAGGGGGACCGTCCGCACCTTGGAGCGGCGCAGGCGGCCGAGCGCTTCGTTCGTGACGATGCGCACGAGCCAGGTCGAGAGCTTGCTCTCGGACCGGAACGAACCGAGACCACGCCAGGCGCGCAGGTACGCGTCTTGCACGGCGTCCTCGGCCTCGGCGTCGCTCCTGAGGATGCTCCGTGCCGTGCGGAACAGCAGCTGGTTGTAGCGCCGCATTATCGCCTCGAAGGCGGCCTCGTCGCCGACGGCGGCTGCGGCCACGAGCGCGGCCTCGCTCTCGTCGACGATCGGTGGCGCGGTCGTGCTCTCGGTGTGACTGACGATGGTGGGCCGCTCCCTTCGGGGTCCGGTGCGAGCAAGGCGGTGGCCGAGTCTACCCGGGGTGAGAGAGGGGCGGGGTCGTCCGAGGTCAGGCGGCGAGCGGTCGGCCGCCCCCGCACCGCGACGGCGTGGCGGTGCGGGGGCCGGCTCGGTCGCCGCCCGGTCGGTGCGGCGGCCGTCGTGGTCGCGTCGACGCGACGCGGCCACCATCGTCAGTCGACGAACCTCTCCGGGAAGGCGGCGATGAGGCCGTCGGTGAGGGCGTCGGCGAGCATCATCATGTGCGCCTCGGCCTTGCCGTACTCCTCGATGCCCTCGGCGAAGTCGCCCTGCAGCAGCGCGGTGGCGTAGACGAGCGTGGTGTCGATGTGGCCCTTGAGCATGTCGCGCACGGTCGCCTGCGGCCAGTGGGAGTTGGCGCCCGCCAGGAAGTCGGCGATCTCCTGTGCGTTCGCGTAGGCCGCGGCGATGGCGGCGTCGGTCTTGGCGCCGTCGCCGCTCTTGGCGGCGCTGACGACGTCGACGGCGGCGGCGATGTGAGCCTGCAGGAGCGCGGTGAGCGCGTCGCCGGCCGCCTCGCCGTAGAACGGCTTGATGGCGTTGCCTATGTCGGCCTGGTTGCTCATCAGCCGCGCGGCCGTGGCCTCGAAAGAGGGCGACTCCGTGGCGAAGGCCGTGACCGCCGCGTAGGTCCACTCCATGTGCTGGGCCCACAGTTCGCGCATGGCGTTGTTGAGGGCAAGGGCGCTTGCGCTGCCGACGATGCGGCCGCTCGCTGCGTGCGCGCCATGCTGGGCGAACGCCGCCGAGGAGCCCGCGGCCAGGAAGATGGCGGCCGCGGCGGCGACGGCGCGGAGGGAACGGGCGGTGGACTGCTTGCGGGGGGTCTGGTCTAGCATCACAACCTCCAAGGTTGGTGGGTCAGGTCCGAGCGAGGTCCCGGTCCGGGGCCTCATGCCCCGTTCCCGCTCGCTCTATCCCTTTAGATGCAGGTCGGGCGCCCGGCGTTCCCGGCTCGTGGTGTCGGGATCCCTCCGACGCCGCGAGCGGACCTCCGGGGTAGTCTCCGAGGATGAGACGCGCACGCACCAAGCTCACGGCGGGCGCCGTAGGTGCGCCGCCGCGCCCGCCGGGGTGGGCACGGGCGGCCTACGCCGCGTGCCTGCTGGCGTTCCTGTGCTGCGGCTGGGTGGCGGCGCAGGCGGCGGTGGGGTTCGGCTTCAACGCGCGCGGTTCGCTGGACACGCCCCGGCAGGTCTCCTACGCGGACGCCATGCTGGAGCGCCTGGCGCCGGAGACTCGCAGCGCGCTGACCATCAGGGTCACCGGCGGCACGCGTTCGCAGACCGACCTGCCAGGCGACTGGAGCGACGAGCAGATCCGGGCGTGGAC
Proteins encoded:
- a CDS encoding RNA polymerase sigma factor, whose amino-acid sequence is MVAASRRRDHDGRRTDRAATEPAPAPPRRRGAGAADRSPPDLGRPRPSLTPGRLGHRLARTGPRRERPTIVSHTESTTAPPIVDESEAALVAAAAVGDEAAFEAIMRRYNQLLFRTARSILRSDAEAEDAVQDAYLRAWRGLGSFRSESKLSTWLVRIVTNEALGRLRRSKVRTVPLEEAMTSPDPKMQAALADEHDNGPEQAALRAQVRGIIEERIDKLPTPYRTVFVLRAVEEMSSADVAQALDIPEATVRTRFFRARNLLRDALAGKVDADLSGAFSFDGPRCDRIVENVLRLGREAGLGKG